The DNA region AGATCCCCAGCTCCCCTAACCTTTCTCCACCCCCAGCCATTCCTGGGacccctccccagggcctcccATCCCCTTTTCCAGGAGCTCAGCCTCCAGaacccccctcctctccctcggTACTTCCTTTTACTCGCGTCCTTCTCTTCCGCTCCTCGCCCTTCCTCTATGCGCGCCAGACCCCAGGGACTCATGCCTCCGGAGTGCCGGCCCCAGCCTGGGGAGTCCAGCCCCCAGACAGCCTACATCCTTGACCACCCCTAGGTTCCAACTCCAGGATCCCGTCTTTGACCTTCTTGTCACGCAACACCCCAAGGCCCCGCCCACACGGCCAGGCTGCTGCTCCATCCCCGGGgacccttcccctccttccccaccaggcGACGCTGGGCCGAAAGAACGAAGTCTTGCGCAGCCATTGGCCACGCGCCGCGCCCGTCcaccgcccccggccccgcccttcACTCACGCGCGTTCGCGCAGCGCCGCCTCCCGGGCCGCGCAAGCTTCGCCCTCGGCCTCGGCCGCGCGTGCGCGCTGCTGTGCCTCGTCCAGCCGCCGCGCAGACTCCGTGGCCGCCGCCTCCCAGCGCGCCAGCGCTTCTGCGGGTCCAGGGAGCCGGGTCAGGTCCGAGACCTCGCTCCCGCCCGCCTAACGCCGACGTTGGGAGTTTTTTACAGTCTGCATACTATTTGCAGCTTTGCCTTATTTGAATTAAGTGTGTGCGCTGCTTGCATGACCTTTACGTGTCATTTGCAGAGCTTTTCATAGGCTTGTGTTGCTTTTGGGAGTCGTGTAAGTGGCGTTTGCGTATTTGGTTGCATTTGCGTTGTGTTTCTGACATTTGCGTGGCCTTTGTGAGTGTGACGTGCGTTTCCCTCGTAAGTTTTCGCGTTTATTTGCATGTCGTTTACATTACGTTTGCACTTGTGCATGTCATCTGCATAACTAGGAACCTTTTAGGCCCCTCCCCCCTTAGCCCTGGCCACCGCTTGCGCCCCAACACACCTGTGAGCGCCCCGTTCTCAGCCCCCATCTGGGTCCCCTGTGCCTTCGCCTCCTCGATCTCAGTCTTCAGGGTCATCAGTTGGGTCTGAAGCCGGCTCTGGGGAGTGGAGAGGAAGTAAGGAGGGGCGGGGTGCCACGAGAGAAGTGAAGTCTCCCCTCTTTCTGGGGAGGACTGAACTGACCCTGGTGACTCCGTTCCCTGACATTACTTGCAATGCCCTTTGGGACTCCTGTGGTTGTAAAACAGAAGTGGCCTGGGGTTCCGAGTGGTGACTGCTGCTCTGCCCGGGGCccaccgctcccccccccccccacctgaagCCACCGAATGTGGAAACCGTTTAGCTCTGCGGTCCCAGTCCCAGCTGCATCTAGGCTCCCTGCGGTTTCAAACCAACACAAGCCAATCCGGTGGTTGACAATGACTGGGTTTCTGGAGTATGCTTCCTCACCTCTGTGAGACGTTCTTCGAAACAACTGGCCTGGCTGGCCTCCTCAGAACATCTTCCactgaggggcagagccagaatttgaacccagagcaGGCTGCGCTTGACCTCGGCGGCTTGGGGCCCTTCCCTCAGGCAGGCAGGTAAAGGGTGGAGgtctgttttgatttctaaaacTCACACTGCCCAGCCCCTGCTGGGCCTGGTACCCAGAGATCCACAGTAGCAAATGAAAGATTGGGACTTTGAGAATGGTTCTTTTGCAaggcccagggctgggaaggGTTAAGAAAGAGTTTGTGAAGGGGTggctggaggaaaagggaggaccTGGCCAGTACCTCCCCCAAGAGGCCAACTTTAGCCTCCTAATTACAGGTGACATGAATGTCCCTCTCTGGAAATAGGGCTGCTGGACACTGGCTGGGGGAGGTTGAGTGGGCACCCAGGGGGAGGGTTAGCACAGGGTCTCCCCAGGTGGACTCAGGGGTCTGGGGCTTCTAGCCACCACCATTTACTAGGCAAATGGCAGAGAATCATGGGGCCTCCTTGGTCAGCAGGGAGACTTAAGGGGGAACCAGTAGGATTTGGAAGGGGTGACGGTGCCACTCTCGGTTGAAGAATTAGGGAGACGaatgcatggggtgggggtggggggcaaccCTGGGGTTGTGTGTGCAGGCCCTCTCCCCCGATTCTGGATTCCCCAGTCTCCCACCCTGCCCGCCTACCTGGCGGCCCTCACAGGCCCTTAGTGCCTCCTCCAGCTCCCGACGGACACGGTTGGCCTGGTTCAGCTGTCTGGCCAGGGCCTCCTGGCGTTGGGTAGCCTCTGCCAGCTGGCGCCGCAGCTCCTCGACCTCTGGCGCCAGGTCCCTGGGGGGCGCCGTGGCGTTGGCACCTGCCTCCGGGCAGCGAGGTCCCCGGGAGGCCGAGGAGGCCAGATTCCAGGCCAGCAGGGCCCCGCCGGCTGCCGCGGCCGCCAGGAACACCGCAGCCCCGCACAGGGCTAGCACCCGCCAGGCGCGTCCCGGCTCTGGGCCCAGCTCGGCCATGCCTCCGTCCACAGCTCTGGCCCCAGACAGCCACGAGCATTTAATTGGCACCTTGGGGCGCCAGGGACACCCACGGCTCCGCCCTGCCCGGCCGTGGCTTCCCGAGTGCGTTGGGAGGGGCTGGACCCCTGCCAGGGGCCAGCCTAGGCTACCCGTGCGCCCAGGACCGGACTGGGGGTCCTGGGTTCCAGTTCTGCCTCTGCATCGCATGTGCCCAGCACAGCACGTGCTGTCCTCTCATCCTCAGTCTCCCCCACTGAAGTGGGGGTGCTCTGGCTCCTGCCCCATCAGGCTTAGTGGAAACCATGAGAGCCCATCCTCACAAAGCGCCCATTTGCATGCGGGGCCCACGGCAAGGGTTTTTTCGtggaaaaactgaggctgaaAGACGCGAGGCTACACGACCGACGGAGGTCTGCCTGGCTCAAGCTGCCACACTTTCTGGGACTGGCTGCGAGGGCCAGAGAGGGTGAGACACTGGAGGGGATGGGTCCCAACTCCCAGCCCCTTTCTCCACTAGGCAGCCAGGGGGCGATCTGACACTGTAAATCAGCTCCAACCCCGTTTACCTCgagcccaagaacaaaggaaaggaaagaaaaacgaGTGGTTGACTTATAGACATCACAGCCATGCAGGACAGGTGTCTCCTTCAGTTTGTGGGGAACTTAATAAACCGCAAGAAAAAGGCAGTCTTATCcacagcctaatctccagaagcctatagactccatttcctggagccctaaaatcaccctcatcaagatgtaagggggggtttaagtgcttgccacggtgatgtgggaaactaaggcaaatgaaaaattaaattcccttactgcctgcGGCCCGTCGGcgagtccttgaaacaggcagagtgaccttcctctaggagctcagctgcctcgatgatgacactttgctgggggcaaaagagaatcttgacttaacattatcctgaccccccaggatcctgtgagtctccttAAACCCATAAACATTCCTTTGCAAACCTCCTATATCCTTAGCCCCCAAGTCTATGCTGGCAATCGTACTCCTAGCATAtggcccctgatatacatctgaagggtctcacgACTGaagttttactaaacagtaaatAAACGGCGTTTTCCTAACACACCTAGAATGACTTCCACGTGCTTAAAGAGGGCTCCCAAGATACCACaggcctggctattgtcaagctgaggttgttttttcctctagtaaggcattaacatgaAGACAGAGGGATTCTGtagaaatgttttactctgcctgcctctagtatgtcaatgggctgcaggttataaggaaactgaattttatttaccatttccttcctgcctttgttccccacctcgctatggaggggagggtggtgttggggctccaggaaacggagtctacagtctatgggtttctggagattaggctgttgataagattgcctgTTTCTTGTAATTCACTAAGACATCTGTAAACAGATGTGGACTCCCGCCCTGCAGGACTGAGATCTCTAGCAGTTAACCATcaggctttctctttctcttcgcTTTAAGGCAGCCAGGAGTACCTGATCCTTCCTCCTCATCACTAACTCAGGCCCCTTTCGACTGTCTCTGCTCTTCTTGTAATTGTACATTTTAGGTGTTCGATTCCCagctgatgagggagcataaggcacgCTGACACTCTGCaaaccgccctcccccccccccccccacaacccagGGTGGGACACGGGTGACATTCCTCGGGCACCCCTGGTTGCCCAAGAACAGAGGAATGGGAAAACCTGATGGTGAACTGctagagatcacagtcctgcaggacgGGAGTCCCCATCGGTTTACAGATGTCTTagtgaattacaagaaaaaggcaatcttatcaacagcctaatctccagaaacccgTAGACTGTAGACTCCGTTTCCTGGATCCCCAACACCACCCTCTCCTCCATAGCgaggtggggaacaaaggcaggaaggaaatggtaaataaaattgagtttccttataacctgcagcccattgacaaatacttgaggcaaattcAGAGtgaaacatttctccaggaacttcctactgtcttaatgttaatgccttactagaggaaaaacaacctCAGcctgacaatagcaaggcctctggAATCTTAAGAGTCCTCTTTGGGGGgccctggggagctcagtcggttgggcagtcacctcttggtttcagctcaggtcatgatctcatagctcatgagttcaagccccacatggggctctgcactgacagctcagaataacctgcttgggtttctgtctctctctctctctccaaattaaaaaagaaaaaagccctcGTTAGCCTGTGAAAGTCCTTTTAAAGGACTctcttttgcctttacctccccccactccatagtatataatcagCCACTCCTCACGACCCCAGTGCGGGCTCTTTCTGCCcgcgggtcctgtccctgtgctttaatgaGATcccctttttgcaccaaagacgtcttcaagagttctttcttggccGTTCAGCTCCGACGCTCACCACTCCAAAAACCACATCACCTCCGCCACCGGACTGGGTGAGCTCCTAAAAGCAAAGGCCACGCGCGCCCTTATCACTGTCACTGcgagggcctggcacacagtagtcaTGCAGTAAATGTGAAATGTGAGCTGAGTGGAGACTGTGAACTAGAAGCTCAGTGTCCTCCCTTCCCCGTTGCCCCCATTCCCCATGAAAGAAACCAGAGCCCAGAGAGGCCCGGTCGCAGGGCAGGGTCACACAGCAGCCGCTGACCACTGGGAGATTCCTGCTGGAGCCGGAACCCCACAGACTTGCAAGACTGACTTTCCAAGGCCCCACTGAGTCACAGCCAGTGAGGGAAAAAAGGGGGGTATCAGGGAGTAAGAATTTCCTGTCCCCTTCTACATCTTTTCTAGCCAGACTAAGAATCAAACTGACACGAGACAGAATAACAAGAGAACATAAAGTTTAATTTCATACatatggggaatccacacagacaggGAAATTCCAAAGCCAGGCAAAATCAGGTATTTATGTCattctatgccttttttttttttaagtttgtttatttatttgagagagggagggagagcggggaggtggacagagagagagagagagagagagtttccagcaggctccgcgctgtcagaacggagcctgactctgggctcgaactcgcgaacctgTGAGATTACAATCTGAGCTgggttggacccttaactgactgagttaagacccaatcaagagttggacttttaagtgactgagccaccctggcgccccgggTATAGAAGTCACTCTAAactgaagagaggaggagggtaggggtctgggacttcaaagggaaggaacacaagtcacaggaagatgaaaaagagtgaaCGTTTACTAGACAAATACGTGCTGGGCTGCCGGGGTCCAGCCCCAGCAGGtgcaggggttcccgaaggatgaacggcgtcAGCGAAAATAACAAATGGATGCAGACAACGGCAGCGTGTTAGACTGGCCGCTTTATTGTGGCGAACGTGGCATTATGTTTGTTAGCGATTTTCGTGTAGCGCGCGTTCTCTGTTTCTCGGCGTGACCTAATTCTAGAAACGTCCCTTTGTGCAATCACCCGTTAGGGAGCGTCATGATTATTTTCTTgtaacgttccctcctgccctttgcttactGGTTGATTTCTTCATACTGCTTTCATTATGTATCTACGCTTATCTACGGTCtctaaagcatttgctttgccgTTTTCACGAAAGGTCATCTAGCTCTCGACACTCAAAGGTCATTTAGCTCGTCAAATGGAGCGTTTACAAGGACATGACTTCTTGATTGTTCCTTTGAACCATGGCGGTACAAGGAACAGAAGTATTCGCTTTGGTCTGGGGTGccgggagggagccaagagggcccCGGGAACCCACGCCTTATACGCTCCCAGAGAGACAACGtatacctaggaactaatgaaccattctgtacctcaACCCACCAGGTCCTTCTATCacctggaatgcctcctgggggccaagtgggcctaggggttggagtaacttgtatcCACAGATACATTCCTTTGTCGCCGGAGTGGGGATTTCGAACccatttgtccccctccttggctGGGAAGTGTAGgaggctatccttcctttaggcagaggagtcttttttttttttttttttaattttttttttttaacgtttatttatttttgagacagagagagagacagagtatgaacgggggaggggcagagagagagagggagacacagaatcggaaccaggctccaggctccgggccatcagcccagagcccgacgcggggctcgaactcacagaccgcgagatcgtgacccgagctgaagtcagacgtccaaccgactgagccacccaggcgccccaggcagaggagtctttatagggggtggcaagggctggATGTGGGGCGGCATAATTTCCCTGCGGAATCTTGTTTCCCCCAATGGTTcttttccgggggggggggggggcggtgtggcGAGTCGCGGGCAATTCCCCAACTGACAAATCCCCAGGTACTTTCATTGGTAGGGGGGGCTGCCCTGACCAACgctaaggccaaattacataaaaagcgggagtacaagaagcttcactgtgcGTGGGCCGCCGTGCAGTCCCGATCCGTCCACCGCccgggccctgccatcaggctggttggatagctTGGCTTCCGGCACTGGGCCactcagaaacaatgggacacAGAGGATTTCGGGTCAAAGAGGCCTTGCTCAGTTCTTGTCTACCGCATCCAGTTCGCAGTATGATGTTTTCATCTGtggtgatagctctcttcctggagcgGGTcctctatttaaattatttttaggcagttgcgggggtgggggggggggggaggtggggaggacagagcttttcctgaatctgctgggctttgattgctttttattatttatttatttttaaagtctctttatttcttttgagagcgagagcgcaagtggggggggggggcagagagagagagagagagagagagagagagaatcccaagcaggcgcccgcactgtcagcgcagagcccaacgtggggcccggactcacgaaccatgagatcatggcccgagtcgaagttggacgcttaactgactgagccccccgggcgcccctgattgctttttactttttattttagtttcttttttcaagtaggctctacgcctgacgtgggcctcgaaATCACCCTCGAAATCACGAGCCCGCGgccaagagtcgcgtgctctcctgatggagccagccaggcgctgcttgattgctttttaactcaaaatagtcttcctgccaaagtggcccatcttgacCCCGAAAGGGGCGTCTTTAGGAGGGAGAGAAATTTATACTCAGACAGGTATAGGGGCTTGGGAGGAGAAATGTTCTGAACAGGTTGAGTCCATCATGTTGGGCAAGCCTGTCCCCCTTTATCAATGAAACGCAGCTCTGGGGGCGGGAGTTGAGGACAGAGGTGGGTGGGCCCGCAGGCCACCCTAGTAGTCATTAAATTTTTGCAAGAGAATGCTGAGCCCATGTGAATGATTAACTAAGcctttctttgtatatttatagATCATGCATTCTTTCCCAGAAAGAACAGAGCGCTTCTGCACCACCCTGGGCACCAAGGACCCAAAACCCTCTagcacctcccctgctcccctcccccccgccccccacggggCACCAAGGAACCAGGATCCCTTGCACAACCTCTGAGCACCACACTAGCAAGGTCTGTGGCTGGCACCATCGAGATGGCACATAATTAAGAATTGTCACAGTCCCCTGCACTCCCTTAACTGATTAACTGTGTCCTCAATCCCTTTAAAAATCTCTGGGCCGGGCAGAAACCTCGGAGTTGGCTTTTGGACAAGAGTCGGCCTTCTCCCCAGGTGGCCGGCCTCCAGAACGAGACTCATATTCCTTTCCAATCAAAAGTTGTCTCTTGAATGTGAGCCCGTCCGGCGATGGGCTGCGGTAACAGGTGGGGGGAGGCCGCGGGTCCCGCGAGAAGGGTTTGCTTCTGGGCATCAGGAGTTTCGATTGCTCGAGCAGCTGAGAAATCCCGAGCAAATCCAAGGACTTCTCATTTCACACGGGTGAAATGACTTGGTCATCATAAAGCAACCTCCTGAGCCCTCCTGTGAGCTGGGGACACAAGAGATGAGGAAGACCAGAATCTCCGCTTCTAGAGCAGAGATTCTCACAGGAAGGGAGTCTGCACCCCCACGGGGAACTTGGTAATGCCCGAAGGCAATCTGTGTCGTCGCCGCCCGGGGGTAGGGGCACAGGCATctggtgggtggaggccaggggcgTTGTTCAAAATCCCCCAGCATCACAGAGAACAATCCAGCTCAAAAGTCGGCAGTGCTGATAGACACAAAGGTCCTGGCTCCTGTGCCAAGGGCAGGAAGCTGCCTGGACAGCGGTTGGGATTCCAGCAGAACTTGGAGAAAGGGAGGTAACAGAGGAGGAAGGCTTTGTAGAGCCTGCGAGGATCCCAGAAAGCAGATGAAGAGTCTATCGGGACAACAGCTCTCAATGTTGAAGAACCAGAGGGACTCTCTGTAGGAGGGGTTCCCAGAGTGGGGCACTGCAGGATGAATAGGAATTTGGGGCGGGGGCGAGCCTTGTGACAAAGACCtggcgtgtgtgtgtctgcagaTCTAGGTTTGAGTACCAGCCCCGAATTTTCTGTGGGATGGGATTGGAAAGTACAAAAGGATGTCCCCCGTCACAGCCTTGCTTTCCTTACTGGGACACGCCTCGGAAGATCCAGTGA from Panthera leo isolate Ple1 chromosome A2, P.leo_Ple1_pat1.1, whole genome shotgun sequence includes:
- the CCDC194 gene encoding coiled-coil domain-containing protein 194, which produces MAELGPEPGRAWRVLALCGAAVFLAAAAAGGALLAWNLASSASRGPRCPEAGANATAPPRDLAPEVEELRRQLAEATQRQEALARQLNQANRVRRELEEALRACEGRQSRLQTQLMTLKTEIEEAKAQGTQMGAENGALTEALARWEAAATESARRLDEAQQRARAAEAEGEACAAREAALRERAKALEAEMGPQRRVPHPRSRSGSRPRPSPRSRSRPRTSGGCRRPARRARG